The bacterium genome includes the window ACGATGCCGGTGTAATAGTCGAAGTCGCGAATGATGCTCAGGTCGATCGTCACCGTGTCGGCGACTCCGTGCGCCGTGAGCGCCTCGACGAGGGCCTCGAGATCCCGGACGACGGCGCGGCCGGCCGGCGTGTGCACCAGCCGGCGGGCGTCCTCCAGGGCACCGGCGCCCCGCAGGGCCGGCAGGGCCATGAGGGCGTCGAGGCGTTCGGCCGGCGCGCGGTGGCGCTCCAGCAGATCGCGGAGGCCGACGAAGTCCTTCTGGTAGAGGAGGGCCCGCACGTCGGCGGCGTCCGCCTCCGAGAGGTCCAGGCCGGCCAGCACACCCTGCAGAAATCCGACGTGCCCGAGGCTCAGGGTGAACGCCGGCGCCTCGGCCGCGCGGAGGGACGCGACCGCCAGCGCCACGATCTCGGCGTCGGCGTCGACGCCCCGCGCGCCGATCAATTCGCACCCGACCTGCGGGAACTCCCGGAGGCGCGCGGAACCGGCCTCGCGGCCGCGGAAGACCTGACCGGCGTAGGCTGTGCGCAGGGGCAGCGGCTCGTCTCGAAGCCGCGTCGCGACGAGTCGCGCGACCGACGTCGTCATCTCGGGCCGCAGCGCCAGCAGCTCGCCGCCGCGGTCGACCAGCTTGAACAGCCGGTCCGCGGCGCCGGCGCCCTCGCCCAGCACCAGCACGTCGAGGTACTCGAGCGTCGGGGTGGCGACCTCACGGTACCCCCAACGCGCGGCTTCCGCGAGCACGCCGCCGGTCGCCGCGCGGATGCGGGCGGCCTGCCGGG containing:
- the hisZ gene encoding ATP phosphoribosyltransferase regulatory subunit; this encodes MRERWQLIPAGTRDWLPRQAARIRAATGGVLAEAARWGYREVATPTLEYLDVLVLGEGAGAADRLFKLVDRGGELLALRPEMTTSVARLVATRLRDEPLPLRTAYAGQVFRGREAGSARLREFPQVGCELIGARGVDADAEIVALAVASLRAAEAPAFTLSLGHVGFLQGVLAGLDLSEADAADVRALLYQKDFVGLRDLLERHRAPAERLDALMALPALRGAGALEDARRLVHTPAGRAVVRDLEALVEALTAHGVADTVTIDLSIIRDFDYYTGIVFEGHTASLGAPLLGGGRYDALLERFGVSLPATGFAVRIERVLAAETAEGPGGGAPEWAPDAMVAWEPGCRGGAAACARALRAHGLAVVLEVLDRSWDEVAAEAARRGVPRAILVGNGTARVREGEAPERTVPVADLAAGVAAGTVARETVS